One Gopherus flavomarginatus isolate rGopFla2 chromosome 13, rGopFla2.mat.asm, whole genome shotgun sequence DNA window includes the following coding sequences:
- the LOC127033717 gene encoding transmembrane protease serine 5-like isoform X1 — MVLVSFRINTGNFLLEVQVEGRPGWLLACHERWNLSLGTLICRQLGYLQLAHHKGVNLTDVKVNDTQEFVQIVPNQKSSIEDMWQVRSSCASGRIVALKCSECGLRSRAARIVGGSDAPLGRWPWQVSLYLNSRHVCGGSVVAHNWIVTAAHCVHNYRRPQVSSWLVFAGIIAHVSVPQQAGAAVEKIIYHPRYDDRTHDYDIALMKLTTPLNFSNAVRAVCLPQYHQDFPHGTHCWISGWGYTTPEHVPVAEMLKEAVVPLISTKKCNSSCVYSGELTPRMLCAGYLDGKVDACQGDSGGPLVCQDELTWRLVGIVSWGTGCAEPNYPGVYTKVAEFLDWIYQIIESH; from the exons atggtTTTAGTATCTTTCAGAATAAACACAGGAAACTTCTTGTTGGAAGTGCAGGTGGAAGGCAGGCCCGGCTGGCTCCTGGCATGTCATGAGCGGTGGAATCTCTCCCTGGGGACTCTGATCTGTAGGCAGCTGGGATACCTCCA ACTCGCCCATCACAAAGGAGTGAACCTGACAGATGTCAAGGTGAATGATACGCAAGAGTTTGTTCAGATTGTGCCCAACCAGAAGAGCAGCATTGAAGACATGTGGCAGGTCAG GAGCAGCTGTGCTTCAGGGCGAATTGTGGCTTTGAAGTGCTCCG AGTGTGGCCTGCGCTCCAGGGCAGCCCGGATCGTGGGCGGAAGCGACGCCCCATTGGGACGTTGGCCGTGGCAGGTCAGCCTGTACCTCAACTCCAGACACGTCTGCGGAGGCTCCGTGGTGGCGCACAACTGGATCGTCACGGCCGCTCACTGCGTGCACAA TTACAGGCGGCCTCAGGTCTCCAGCTGGCTGGTCTTTGCCGGGATTATCGCACACGTGTCAGTCCCACAGCAGGCCGGGGCGGCGGTGGAGAAAATCATCTACCACCCCCGCTATGATGACAGGACTCACGACTATGACATCGCACTGATGAAACTCACAACGCCCTTGAACTTCTCCA ATGCTGTCCGTGCAGTGTGTTTACCGCAGTACCATCAGGATTTCCCCCACGGCACCCACTGCTGGATCTCCGGCTGGGGCTACACCACACCAGAACATG TTCCTGTTGCTGAGATGCTGAAGGAAGCTGTTGTTCCCTTAATCAGCACCAAGAAATGCAACAGCTCCTGCGTGTACTCTGGTGAGCTCACCCCCAGGATGCTGTGTGCCGGCTACCTGGACGGGAAAGTAGATGCCTGCCAG GGAGACAGTGGGGGGCCGCTGGTTTGCCAAGATGAACTCACCTGGCGCTTAGTGGGTATCGTGAGCTGGGGTACAGGGTGTGCTGAACCCAACTACCCTGGGGTTTACACCAAGGTGGCCGAATTCCTGGACTGGATTTATCAGATCATCGAG AGCCACTAG
- the LOC127033717 gene encoding transmembrane protease serine 5-like isoform X3 codes for MVLVSFRINTGNFLLEVQVEGRPGWLLACHERWNLSLGTLICRQLGYLQLAHHKGVNLTDVKVNDTQEFVQIVPNQKSSIEDMWQVRSSCASGRIVALKCSECGLRSRAARIVGGSDAPLGRWPWQVSLYLNSRHVCGGSVVAHNWIVTAAHCVHNYRRPQVSSWLVFAGIIAHVSVPQQAGAAVEKIIYHPRYDDRTHDYDIALMKLTTPLNFSNAVRAVCLPQYHQDFPHGTHCWISGWGYTTPEHVPVAEMLKEAVVPLISTKKCNSSCVYSGELTPRMLCAGYLDGKVDACQSH; via the exons atggtTTTAGTATCTTTCAGAATAAACACAGGAAACTTCTTGTTGGAAGTGCAGGTGGAAGGCAGGCCCGGCTGGCTCCTGGCATGTCATGAGCGGTGGAATCTCTCCCTGGGGACTCTGATCTGTAGGCAGCTGGGATACCTCCA ACTCGCCCATCACAAAGGAGTGAACCTGACAGATGTCAAGGTGAATGATACGCAAGAGTTTGTTCAGATTGTGCCCAACCAGAAGAGCAGCATTGAAGACATGTGGCAGGTCAG GAGCAGCTGTGCTTCAGGGCGAATTGTGGCTTTGAAGTGCTCCG AGTGTGGCCTGCGCTCCAGGGCAGCCCGGATCGTGGGCGGAAGCGACGCCCCATTGGGACGTTGGCCGTGGCAGGTCAGCCTGTACCTCAACTCCAGACACGTCTGCGGAGGCTCCGTGGTGGCGCACAACTGGATCGTCACGGCCGCTCACTGCGTGCACAA TTACAGGCGGCCTCAGGTCTCCAGCTGGCTGGTCTTTGCCGGGATTATCGCACACGTGTCAGTCCCACAGCAGGCCGGGGCGGCGGTGGAGAAAATCATCTACCACCCCCGCTATGATGACAGGACTCACGACTATGACATCGCACTGATGAAACTCACAACGCCCTTGAACTTCTCCA ATGCTGTCCGTGCAGTGTGTTTACCGCAGTACCATCAGGATTTCCCCCACGGCACCCACTGCTGGATCTCCGGCTGGGGCTACACCACACCAGAACATG TTCCTGTTGCTGAGATGCTGAAGGAAGCTGTTGTTCCCTTAATCAGCACCAAGAAATGCAACAGCTCCTGCGTGTACTCTGGTGAGCTCACCCCCAGGATGCTGTGTGCCGGCTACCTGGACGGGAAAGTAGATGCCTGCCAG AGCCACTAG
- the LOC127033717 gene encoding transmembrane protease serine 5-like isoform X2, with protein sequence MSPSSPWLPGEVEGRPGWLLACHERWNLSLGTLICRQLGYLQLAHHKGVNLTDVKVNDTQEFVQIVPNQKSSIEDMWQVRSSCASGRIVALKCSECGLRSRAARIVGGSDAPLGRWPWQVSLYLNSRHVCGGSVVAHNWIVTAAHCVHNYRRPQVSSWLVFAGIIAHVSVPQQAGAAVEKIIYHPRYDDRTHDYDIALMKLTTPLNFSNAVRAVCLPQYHQDFPHGTHCWISGWGYTTPEHVPVAEMLKEAVVPLISTKKCNSSCVYSGELTPRMLCAGYLDGKVDACQGDSGGPLVCQDELTWRLVGIVSWGTGCAEPNYPGVYTKVAEFLDWIYQIIESH encoded by the exons GTGGAAGGCAGGCCCGGCTGGCTCCTGGCATGTCATGAGCGGTGGAATCTCTCCCTGGGGACTCTGATCTGTAGGCAGCTGGGATACCTCCA ACTCGCCCATCACAAAGGAGTGAACCTGACAGATGTCAAGGTGAATGATACGCAAGAGTTTGTTCAGATTGTGCCCAACCAGAAGAGCAGCATTGAAGACATGTGGCAGGTCAG GAGCAGCTGTGCTTCAGGGCGAATTGTGGCTTTGAAGTGCTCCG AGTGTGGCCTGCGCTCCAGGGCAGCCCGGATCGTGGGCGGAAGCGACGCCCCATTGGGACGTTGGCCGTGGCAGGTCAGCCTGTACCTCAACTCCAGACACGTCTGCGGAGGCTCCGTGGTGGCGCACAACTGGATCGTCACGGCCGCTCACTGCGTGCACAA TTACAGGCGGCCTCAGGTCTCCAGCTGGCTGGTCTTTGCCGGGATTATCGCACACGTGTCAGTCCCACAGCAGGCCGGGGCGGCGGTGGAGAAAATCATCTACCACCCCCGCTATGATGACAGGACTCACGACTATGACATCGCACTGATGAAACTCACAACGCCCTTGAACTTCTCCA ATGCTGTCCGTGCAGTGTGTTTACCGCAGTACCATCAGGATTTCCCCCACGGCACCCACTGCTGGATCTCCGGCTGGGGCTACACCACACCAGAACATG TTCCTGTTGCTGAGATGCTGAAGGAAGCTGTTGTTCCCTTAATCAGCACCAAGAAATGCAACAGCTCCTGCGTGTACTCTGGTGAGCTCACCCCCAGGATGCTGTGTGCCGGCTACCTGGACGGGAAAGTAGATGCCTGCCAG GGAGACAGTGGGGGGCCGCTGGTTTGCCAAGATGAACTCACCTGGCGCTTAGTGGGTATCGTGAGCTGGGGTACAGGGTGTGCTGAACCCAACTACCCTGGGGTTTACACCAAGGTGGCCGAATTCCTGGACTGGATTTATCAGATCATCGAG AGCCACTAG